One window from the genome of Cucumis melo cultivar AY chromosome 12, USDA_Cmelo_AY_1.0, whole genome shotgun sequence encodes:
- the LOC103489206 gene encoding cysteine-rich receptor-like protein kinase 44: MVWSTFILLIAILIIWKRMATGEPQDFIFHECVYDQGKYITNSSYQANLDHLLSTFTIHQIDYGFYNFSYGHHHKAYAMGLCRGDITPLACQTCLNNSITLLPKNCPSQIEAIGWYEHCMFRYSDRSFFGLMELSPGFYLTNSFNSSDPLRFTQAVTNLLQRLTAEAALGDSRLKFAIGSVTIPNSPPIYGAVQCTPDMTAHDCTDCLLGAIAQIRENCDGKIGGRIERPSCTLRFDIDPFFQNQPASTPPPLPSNTTISASSPQGDSFSRVLVFIFVPINVVGVVAELLIIIIIILRTRKQGRNSREYLAEDKIENVESLQFDFDTIRIATDGFSDANQLGRGGFGAVYKGQLPNGQSIAVKRLFQGSRQGDEEFKNEIMLVAKLQHRNLVQLLGFCFKQNERLLIYEFVENSSLEKFLFNPIKRESLDWKTRYSIIEGIVRGLVYLHEDSQLRIIHRDLKACNILLDANMNAKISDFGTAKLFLHDQTQGNTRKIIGTFGYMAPEYVWDGCFSVKSDVFSFGVLLLEIVTRQKNNRAQTNEEIAESLVSYAWRNWLSGNALDIIDPCLKGESRIEMVKCIHIGLLCVQENLAKRPTMATVLLMLNSGSINLSTPSKPAFYINRVCSQTSGQSKDYNSTHDPSDMYSISELDPR; the protein is encoded by the exons ATGGTTTGGTCTACATTCATATTATTGATAGCCATTCTCATTATTTGGAAGCGCATGGCGACTGGTGAGCCACAAGATTTCATATTTCATGAATGTGTATATGATCAAGGAAAATACATCACTAACAGTTCCTACCAAGCTAATTTAGACCACCTCCTCTCCACCTTCACCATCCATCAAATTGACTATGGCTTCTACAACTTCTCTTACGGCCATCACCACAAAGCTTATGCAATGGGGCTATGCAGAGGAGACATTACCCCACTCGCTTGCCAAACCTGCCTCAACAACTCCATAACCCTTCTCCCCAAAAACTGTCCCTCTCAAATCGAGGCTATCGGATGGTATGAACACTGTATGTTTCGTTACTCCGACCGCTCCTTCTTCGGCCTCATGGAGCTTTCCCCTGGTTTCTATTTGACTAATTCCTTTAATTCTTCAGACCCACTTCGCTTTACTCAGGCAGTCACCAATTTGCTTCAACGTCTCACTGCTGAAGCTGCATTAGGTGATTCTCGTTTGAAGTTTGCCATTGGAAGTGTTACAATACCGAATTCTCCACCCATTTATGGGGCTGTGCAATGTACTCCTGATATGACTGCCCATGATTGTACTGACTGTCTCCTCGGTGCTATTGCGCAAATTCGAGAAAATTGTGATGGGAAGATAGGAGGGAGAATTGAAAGACCAAGTTGTACTCTTCGGTTTGATATCGATCCCTTCTTTCAGAATCAGCCGGCTTCAACGCCGCCTCCTCTTCCCTCAAATACAACTATTTCTGCTTCTTCTCCACAAG GAGATTCCTTTTCTCGCGTACTCGTCTTCATTTTTGTGCCTATTAATGTGGTTGGTGTAGTTGCTGAGCTCCTAATCATCATAATTATCATCTTAAGGACAAGAAAGCAAGGAAGAAATTCACGTGAAT ATTTGGctgaagataaaattgaaaatgtagAATCTTTGCAGTTCGATTTTGACACCATTAGAATCGCTACAGATGGATTCTCCGATGCAAATCAACTTGGGAGAGGTGGGTTTGGAGCTGTTTATAAG GGTCAGCTTCCCAATGGACAAAGTATAGCTGTGAAACGACTATTTCAAGGCTCAAGGCAAGGAGATGAGGAATTTAAGAACGAAATCATGTTGGTGGCTAAGCTTCAACATCGGAATTTAGTTCAACTCTTGGGTTTCTGCTTCAAACAAAATGAAAGACTCCTCATTTATGAGTTTGTGGAGAATTCCAGTCTTGAAAAATTCCTCTTTA ATCCTATTAAGCGTGAGAGTTTAGATTGGAAAACTCGATACTCTATTATAGAAGGCATTGTTCGAGGACTTGTTTATCTTCATGAAGACTCTCAACTTAGAATTATTCATCGAGATTTGAAAGCTTGTAACATTTTATTAGATGCAAACATGAATGCTAAAATTTCTGATTTTGGAACTGCAAAACTATTTCTACATGATCAAACACAAGgaaatacaagaaaaatcaTCGGTACTTT TGGATATATGGCTCCGGAGTATGTATGGGATGGTTGTTTTTCAGTCAAATCAGATGTATTTAGTTTTGGTGTTTTACTTTTGGAAATTGTGACTAGACAAAAGAATAATCGAGCTCAAACCAACGAGGAGATTGCCGAATCTCTTGTCAGCTAT GCATGGAGAAATTGGCTATCAGGAAATGCACTGGATATTATTGATCCTTGTTTGAAAGGTGAATCAAGAATAGAAATGGTCAAATGCATTCATATTGGATTGTTGTGTGTTCAAGAAAATTTAGCTAAGAGACCAACAATGGCTACCGTACTTCTCATGCTTAATAGCGGTTCCATCAATCTCTCTACACCCTCTAAACCTGCTTTTTATATCAACCGTGTCTGCTCCCAAACCTCTGGACAATCAAAAGATTACAACTCAACTCATGATCCAAGTGACATGTACTCAATTTCAGAATTAGATCCTCGTTAG